From Pontibacter actiniarum, a single genomic window includes:
- a CDS encoding response regulator produces MKKILLIEDNHEIRENTAEILMLANYEVVEADNGRTGVDLARKEHPDLIVCDIMMPQLDGYGVLHLLSKNPDTAGIPFIFLTAKSEKEDFRKGMNLGADDYLTKPFDDVELLDAIEIRLKKNEILKTDFQKNVEGLNGFIEEAKGYEELEKLISDNRKLTTLKKKQFLFMEGNRPNALYFLSKGKVKAFKSNEEGREYITNLYKEGDFIGYLDLLEDTTYRESAMAMEEAEIYIIPREDFFSLLDRNRDVASKFIKILSDNLADREERLLKLAYNSVRKRVAEALLLVDKQYEREEHATKQISISREDLASIVGASKETVIRTLADFKDEKLIDSQGSRITILNLDKLSRMRN; encoded by the coding sequence ATGAAAAAGATATTGTTGATAGAAGACAACCACGAAATCAGGGAAAACACAGCGGAGATTCTGATGCTGGCCAACTACGAGGTGGTGGAGGCCGATAACGGCAGAACCGGCGTGGACCTGGCCCGGAAAGAGCACCCCGACCTGATTGTGTGCGATATCATGATGCCGCAGCTGGATGGCTACGGCGTGCTGCACCTGCTCAGCAAGAACCCCGACACCGCCGGCATCCCCTTCATCTTCCTGACAGCCAAGTCTGAGAAAGAGGACTTCCGGAAAGGGATGAACCTGGGTGCCGACGATTACCTGACCAAGCCCTTTGACGATGTGGAGCTGCTGGATGCCATTGAAATACGCCTGAAGAAAAACGAGATCCTGAAAACGGATTTCCAGAAGAACGTGGAGGGGCTGAACGGCTTTATTGAGGAGGCCAAAGGCTACGAGGAGCTGGAGAAGCTGATCTCCGACAACCGCAAACTGACGACGCTGAAGAAAAAGCAGTTCCTGTTTATGGAGGGCAACAGGCCCAACGCGCTGTACTTCCTGAGCAAAGGCAAGGTTAAGGCCTTTAAATCGAACGAGGAGGGGCGCGAGTACATAACCAACCTGTACAAAGAAGGCGACTTTATCGGCTACCTCGACCTGCTGGAGGACACCACCTACCGCGAGTCGGCCATGGCGATGGAAGAGGCGGAGATATACATTATTCCGCGGGAGGATTTCTTCTCGCTGCTGGACCGTAACCGCGATGTGGCCAGCAAGTTCATCAAAATCCTGTCCGACAACCTGGCAGACCGGGAGGAGCGCCTGCTGAAGCTGGCCTACAACTCCGTGCGCAAGCGCGTGGCCGAGGCCCTGCTGCTGGTCGACAAGCAGTATGAGCGGGAGGAGCACGCCACTAAGCAGATCTCCATTTCGAGGGAGGATCTGGCTAGTATCGTGGGGGCCTCCAAAGAAACTGTGATCCGCACGCTGGCCGACTTCAAAGATGAGAAGCTGATCGATAGCCAGGGCAGCCGCATCACCATCCTGAACCTGGACAAGCTTAGCCGCATGCGCAACTAA
- a CDS encoding hybrid sensor histidine kinase/response regulator, producing MAEKIKVLLIDDDEDDYIITRDIMDDIPRRNYVLDWTSSFEEALALIREGRHDVYLVDFYLGAQDGLQLITRAVQEGAKAPFILLTGQSDLETDEKAMRAGALDYLVKGTFNPFDLERSIRYSIEHAMSLAEIQTLNEELEQRVEARTQELAEAIRKLENTNRSLYEAQQEIHKALQKEKELHELKSRFVTIASHEFRTPLSTVLSSASLISKYKTEADDEKRQKHVERIKSSVSNLTNILNDFLSISKAEEGKIYNVPTTFNLKAFAKEVVEEMQGYLKAGQQIAYQHEGEERTVNIDKQLLKNILLNLLSNGSKYSAEGKTIRFTTSIANGAALVAVQDQGIGIPKADQAHLFTPFFRAQNVTNIQGTGLGLNIVKKYVEVMDGKLEYQSELGEGTTFTITIPNTAEA from the coding sequence ATGGCTGAGAAAATCAAAGTTCTGCTGATCGACGACGACGAGGATGACTACATCATCACCCGGGACATTATGGACGATATCCCGAGGCGCAACTATGTGCTCGACTGGACGTCGTCGTTTGAGGAGGCGCTCGCGCTGATACGGGAGGGGAGGCACGATGTGTACCTGGTGGACTTTTACCTGGGCGCGCAGGACGGCCTGCAGCTGATTACCCGGGCGGTGCAGGAGGGGGCAAAGGCTCCTTTTATTCTGCTGACCGGGCAGAGCGACCTCGAAACCGACGAGAAAGCCATGCGGGCCGGTGCGCTGGACTACCTGGTGAAAGGCACCTTCAACCCCTTCGACCTGGAGCGCTCCATCCGCTACAGCATTGAGCACGCCATGAGCCTGGCCGAGATCCAGACGCTGAACGAGGAGCTGGAGCAGCGCGTGGAGGCACGCACGCAGGAGCTGGCCGAGGCCATCCGAAAGCTGGAGAACACGAACAGGAGCCTTTATGAGGCGCAGCAGGAGATACACAAGGCACTGCAGAAAGAGAAGGAGCTGCACGAGCTCAAGTCCAGGTTCGTGACCATTGCCTCGCATGAGTTCCGGACGCCGCTGAGCACCGTTCTCTCTTCCGCCTCGCTCATCAGCAAGTATAAAACAGAGGCCGACGACGAGAAAAGGCAGAAGCACGTTGAGCGGATCAAGTCCTCGGTGAGTAACCTGACCAACATACTGAATGATTTCCTCTCCATCAGCAAAGCGGAAGAGGGCAAGATATACAACGTGCCCACCACGTTTAACCTCAAGGCCTTTGCCAAAGAGGTGGTGGAGGAAATGCAGGGCTACCTGAAGGCTGGGCAGCAGATAGCCTACCAGCACGAGGGAGAGGAAAGGACCGTCAACATCGACAAGCAGTTACTCAAAAACATACTGCTCAACCTGCTGTCGAACGGCAGCAAGTACTCGGCGGAAGGCAAAACCATCCGCTTTACGACAAGTATAGCAAACGGAGCGGCGCTGGTGGCGGTGCAGGACCAGGGCATCGGTATCCCAAAGGCCGATCAGGCGCACCTGTTTACGCCGTTCTTCCGGGCTCAGAACGTTACCAACATCCAGGGCACAGGCCTGGGGCTGAATATTGTAAAGAAATATGTAGAAGTGATGGACGGCAAGCTGGAGTACCAGAGCGAGTTAGGCGAAGGCACCACCTTCACCATCACCATTCCAAACACAGCTGAAGCATGA
- a CDS encoding response regulator, with translation MSANRKTIIILIADDDAEDRMLVKEALEESRLTNQMQFVENGEELIDYLHNRGKYTDKEKYPTPGLILLDLNMPKKDGREALKEIKEDEHLRVIPVVVLTTSKAEEDVLRTYDLGVSSFITKPVTFASLVDVMRTLSKYWFEIVELPKP, from the coding sequence ATGAGCGCAAACAGAAAAACCATTATCATACTTATTGCCGACGACGACGCCGAGGACCGCATGCTGGTAAAGGAGGCCCTGGAGGAGAGCCGCCTGACCAACCAGATGCAGTTTGTGGAGAACGGCGAGGAACTGATCGACTACCTGCACAACCGCGGCAAGTACACGGATAAAGAGAAGTACCCGACCCCGGGCCTCATCCTGCTGGACCTGAACATGCCTAAAAAGGACGGCCGCGAGGCGCTGAAGGAGATTAAGGAGGACGAGCACCTGCGGGTGATACCGGTGGTGGTACTGACCACTTCCAAGGCAGAGGAAGATGTGCTGCGCACCTATGACCTGGGCGTCAGCTCCTTTATCACCAAGCCGGTAACTTTCGCCTCACTGGTAGACGTTATGAGGACGCTGAGCAAGTACTGGTTCGAAATAGTGGAGCTCCCCAAGCCTTGA
- a CDS encoding sensor histidine kinase, whose product MEDSLQNRYRNVDDQSRLKAIIETAVDGIITIDTEGRMESANPAAARIFGYEPEEMIGRNVHMLMPEPDHGLHDGYIKRYMQTGEGQIIGKGREVLGKKKDGSLFPFFLSIAEVKLQDKIIFTGIVHDISDLKKTEEALRESESKINSIIQTAVDGIITIDRRGVMEMVNPAAARLFEYEEHELIGRKINMLMPEPDQSLHDNYMHHYHETGERRIIGIGREVSGLKKSGTIFPLYLSISEVQLTDRKVYTGFIHDITQQKLSEERLRRYAAELERSNRELQDFAYVSSHDLQEPLRKIQAFGDRLKTKEYEKLSDQGKDYVDRMLNAASRMQNLINDLLDFSRVTSKSKAFVQVSLDSVLTDVLSDLEITIEKTGAQIQRAPLPHIEADPTQLRQLFQNLVSNAIKFRKENEQPQINIFARELQGKARMTSTPGDEMVEIHVQDNGIGFDEKYLDRIFNIFQRLEGQKYEGSGIGLAICRKIAVRHGGDITAHSQAGIGTTFIVTLAKRHLQD is encoded by the coding sequence TTGGAAGACTCCTTGCAAAACCGCTACAGAAACGTTGACGACCAATCGCGCCTGAAAGCGATCATAGAGACCGCCGTAGACGGCATTATTACCATTGATACAGAGGGCAGAATGGAAAGCGCGAACCCTGCTGCGGCCCGTATCTTTGGCTATGAGCCCGAGGAGATGATCGGCCGGAATGTGCACATGCTCATGCCCGAGCCCGACCATGGCCTGCACGACGGCTACATCAAGCGGTACATGCAGACAGGCGAGGGGCAGATTATTGGCAAAGGCCGGGAAGTGCTGGGCAAGAAGAAGGACGGCTCCCTCTTCCCTTTTTTCCTGAGTATAGCCGAGGTAAAGCTGCAGGACAAAATCATCTTCACGGGCATTGTGCACGATATCTCCGACCTGAAGAAAACCGAGGAGGCCCTGCGCGAAAGTGAGAGCAAGATCAACTCTATCATACAAACCGCGGTCGACGGCATTATTACCATCGATAGGCGGGGCGTGATGGAGATGGTGAACCCCGCGGCCGCCAGGCTCTTTGAGTACGAGGAGCACGAGCTGATCGGCAGGAAGATAAACATGCTCATGCCTGAGCCCGACCAGAGCCTGCACGACAACTACATGCACCATTACCATGAAACGGGTGAGAGGCGCATCATCGGCATAGGGCGTGAGGTGTCGGGGCTGAAGAAGAGCGGCACCATCTTTCCGCTGTACTTAAGTATAAGCGAGGTGCAGCTCACCGACCGCAAAGTATACACAGGCTTTATACATGACATTACGCAGCAGAAGCTGAGCGAGGAGCGGCTGCGCCGCTATGCCGCCGAGCTGGAGCGCAGCAACCGCGAGCTGCAGGACTTCGCCTACGTGTCTTCGCACGATTTGCAGGAGCCGCTGCGCAAAATACAGGCCTTCGGCGACAGGCTGAAAACAAAGGAGTACGAGAAGCTGAGCGACCAGGGCAAGGACTACGTAGACCGTATGCTGAACGCCGCCTCGCGGATGCAGAACCTGATCAACGACCTGCTGGACTTCTCCCGCGTCACCTCCAAGTCGAAAGCCTTTGTGCAGGTGTCGCTGGACAGCGTGCTCACGGATGTGCTCTCGGACCTGGAGATTACCATCGAGAAGACAGGGGCGCAGATACAGCGCGCGCCGCTGCCGCACATAGAGGCAGACCCGACCCAGCTGCGGCAGCTGTTCCAGAACCTGGTGAGCAACGCCATCAAATTCAGGAAAGAGAATGAGCAGCCGCAGATCAATATATTTGCCAGAGAACTGCAGGGCAAGGCCCGCATGACCTCCACCCCGGGCGATGAGATGGTGGAGATCCATGTGCAGGACAACGGCATCGGGTTCGACGAGAAGTACCTGGACCGCATCTTCAACATCTTCCAGCGCCTGGAGGGGCAGAAGTATGAGGGCTCGGGCATTGGCCTGGCCATCTGCCGCAAGATTGCCGTGCGGCACGGCGGCGACATTACAGCCCACAGCCAGGCGGGCATAGGCACCACTTTTATAGTAACTTTAGCAAAAAGACACCTTCAGGATTAA
- a CDS encoding proline dehydrogenase family protein, producing the protein MKQTATFRQPAGFFDPNNLQVTFSTKSNKELKLAYWLFNMMGKPGLVKAGGLATVWALKLGLPIKGLIRNTVYRHFCGGETVQEAQQVIEKLAAARVHTVLDYAAEAQETEAGFDAVQEEILNNIELARDTKAFSYISIKLTGIGPNEVFEKLHKQEALTQEEQQAFKRTEKRLDSICKAAAGADLKVYIDAEECWLQRPMDELAEEMMRRYNTGHAVVFNTLQMYRTDRVSYLQDCLARFAQEPVFLGVKLVRGAYLEKEQERAKEHGYPCPVFTKKEETDKSFNRAIDICLDNLDRVELCAATHNQESISYLTERIQRDEIKNHLQRIHFSQLYGMSDNLTFNLADAGYNVSKYLPYGEVATTVPYLIRRAEENTSIAGQMSRELSFLAQEIQRRDL; encoded by the coding sequence ATGAAACAAACTGCCACCTTCCGACAGCCTGCCGGCTTCTTTGACCCGAACAACCTGCAGGTGACGTTCAGCACAAAATCCAATAAAGAACTTAAGCTCGCGTACTGGCTTTTCAACATGATGGGCAAGCCCGGTCTGGTAAAGGCCGGCGGCCTGGCCACGGTCTGGGCGCTCAAACTGGGGCTGCCTATCAAGGGGCTCATCCGCAACACGGTGTACAGGCACTTCTGCGGGGGAGAGACCGTGCAGGAGGCCCAGCAGGTTATAGAGAAGCTGGCCGCAGCCCGCGTGCACACCGTGCTGGACTATGCCGCCGAAGCGCAGGAGACAGAGGCGGGCTTTGATGCCGTGCAAGAGGAGATTCTAAACAACATTGAGCTGGCCCGCGACACGAAGGCCTTCTCCTACATCAGCATTAAACTAACTGGCATCGGGCCGAACGAGGTGTTTGAGAAGCTGCACAAACAGGAGGCCCTGACCCAGGAAGAGCAGCAGGCCTTTAAAAGAACGGAAAAGAGGCTGGACAGCATTTGCAAAGCAGCTGCCGGAGCCGACCTGAAAGTATACATCGATGCGGAGGAGTGCTGGTTGCAGCGGCCCATGGATGAGCTGGCCGAGGAAATGATGCGCCGCTACAACACCGGGCACGCCGTCGTGTTTAACACCCTGCAGATGTACCGCACCGACCGCGTCAGCTACCTGCAGGACTGCCTGGCGCGCTTTGCGCAGGAGCCTGTTTTTTTGGGGGTGAAACTCGTGCGCGGCGCCTACCTGGAAAAGGAGCAGGAGCGGGCGAAAGAGCACGGCTACCCCTGCCCCGTGTTCACGAAAAAGGAGGAAACGGACAAAAGCTTTAACCGCGCCATTGACATCTGCCTGGACAACCTGGACAGGGTAGAGCTGTGCGCCGCCACCCATAACCAGGAGAGCATCTCCTACCTGACCGAGCGCATCCAGAGAGACGAGATCAAGAACCACCTGCAGCGCATCCATTTCTCGCAGCTCTACGGCATGAGCGATAACCTGACTTTTAACCTGGCCGACGCCGGCTACAACGTATCCAAGTACCTGCCTTACGGGGAGGTGGCAACCACAGTGCCCTACCTGATACGCCGCGCCGAGGAGAACACCTCCATCGCCGGGCAAATGAGCCGTGAGCTATCGTTTCTGGCGCAGGAAATACAGCGGCGCGACCTGTAG
- a CDS encoding cytochrome c oxidase subunit I, whose amino-acid sequence MASTDITRPGVAHEEHEEHHHDQNFFEKYIFSQDHKTISRQYLFTGMAWAFIGSFLSILFRLQLGWPEATFTFLEPILGNWIENGKLNPEFYLALVTMHGTIMVFFVLTAGLSGTFSNFLIPLQIGARDMASGFMNMLSFWIFFLSSIILFASLFIDTGPAAGGWTVYPPLSALPQAIQGSMSGMTMWLIAMALFIVSQLLGGVNYITTVINLRTEGMAMSKLPLTIWAFFFTAILGLLAFPVLFSAALLLIFDRSFGTSFFLSDIYIAGEALTNTGGSPILFQHLFWFLGHPEVYIVILPAFGIVSEVIATNARKPIFGYRAMIGSMIGISVLSFVVWAHHMFVTGMNPFLGSVFMFLTLIIAVPSAVKVFNWLATLWRGNIRFTTAMMFAIGFVSLFISGGLTGIILGNSSLDIQLHDTYFVVAHFHLVMGAAAFFGMFAGVYHWFPKMFGRMMDEKLGYVHFWLTFAASYLVFMPMHYMGIAGFPRRYYNWTGFETFNIFTDMNTFVSIAAIMAFVAQFIFLFNFIYSIFRGRRATANPWHSNTLEWTTPVLPGHGNWPGKIPVVYRWPYDYSKPGAVEDYIPQHVPFSQTTSSNMPRERELE is encoded by the coding sequence ATGGCCAGTACTGATATTACACGCCCTGGAGTAGCGCATGAGGAGCATGAGGAGCATCACCACGATCAGAATTTTTTCGAGAAGTACATTTTCAGCCAGGATCACAAAACGATTAGCAGGCAGTACCTGTTCACTGGTATGGCCTGGGCGTTTATAGGCAGCTTTCTCTCTATACTTTTCCGCCTGCAGTTGGGCTGGCCCGAGGCCACCTTCACTTTCCTGGAGCCGATCCTGGGTAACTGGATCGAGAACGGCAAACTGAACCCGGAGTTTTACCTGGCGCTGGTAACGATGCACGGCACCATCATGGTGTTCTTCGTGCTCACGGCCGGGCTGAGCGGTACCTTCTCCAACTTCCTGATTCCGCTGCAGATCGGTGCCCGCGACATGGCCTCCGGCTTCATGAACATGCTCTCTTTCTGGATCTTCTTCCTGTCCAGCATCATACTTTTCGCCTCCCTCTTTATTGATACGGGCCCTGCAGCCGGTGGCTGGACGGTGTACCCGCCGCTGAGCGCCCTGCCGCAGGCTATCCAGGGCTCCATGTCCGGCATGACCATGTGGCTGATCGCGATGGCGCTGTTCATTGTGTCGCAGCTGCTGGGCGGGGTGAACTATATCACCACGGTAATCAACTTGCGCACAGAGGGCATGGCCATGTCGAAGCTGCCGCTGACCATCTGGGCGTTCTTTTTTACGGCTATCCTGGGGCTGCTGGCCTTCCCGGTGCTGTTCTCCGCCGCGCTGCTGCTGATCTTCGACCGCAGCTTCGGTACCAGCTTCTTCCTGTCCGACATCTACATTGCAGGTGAGGCGCTGACCAACACAGGGGGAAGCCCGATCCTGTTCCAGCACTTGTTCTGGTTCCTGGGGCACCCCGAGGTATACATTGTTATACTTCCGGCGTTCGGAATCGTGTCGGAGGTGATCGCCACGAACGCACGTAAGCCGATCTTCGGCTACCGCGCCATGATCGGCTCTATGATCGGCATCTCCGTGCTGTCTTTTGTTGTATGGGCGCACCACATGTTCGTAACGGGCATGAACCCGTTCCTGGGGTCCGTTTTCATGTTCCTGACCCTGATTATTGCCGTGCCTTCGGCGGTGAAGGTGTTTAACTGGCTGGCCACTCTGTGGCGGGGCAACATCCGTTTCACAACGGCGATGATGTTTGCGATAGGCTTCGTGTCGCTCTTTATCTCGGGCGGCTTAACGGGCATTATCCTGGGTAACTCCTCTTTGGATATTCAGCTGCACGACACATACTTCGTGGTAGCCCACTTCCACCTGGTAATGGGGGCGGCGGCCTTCTTCGGTATGTTTGCAGGCGTTTACCACTGGTTCCCGAAGATGTTTGGCCGCATGATGGATGAGAAGCTGGGGTACGTGCACTTCTGGCTGACGTTTGCCGCTTCATACCTGGTGTTCATGCCCATGCACTACATGGGTATCGCCGGTTTCCCGAGAAGGTACTATAACTGGACGGGCTTTGAGACCTTCAATATCTTTACCGATATGAACACCTTTGTAAGTATCGCTGCCATCATGGCCTTTGTGGCGCAGTTTATCTTTCTGTTCAACTTTATCTACAGCATTTTCCGTGGGCGCAGAGCTACGGCTAACCCTTGGCACTCCAACACGCTGGAGTGGACAACGCCCGTACTGCCCGGGCACGGCAACTGGCCTGGCAAGATACCGGTTGTCTACCGCTGGCCTTATGACTACAGCAAGCCCGGTGCTGTGGAAGACTACATTCCACAGCATGTGCCTTTCTCCCAGACAACCTCCTCCAACATGCCACGGGAAAGAGAGCTGGAGTAG